The genomic window CTCCGTCGGCGCGCTgaacggcgtcgtcgacaatggcttCCCGCAACGCAGGGTGCTTCTCCAGCAATCCTCTTATTGGCATGTTTTCCAGCAGCTTGTCTGCAGTGTAGTTGAGCATATCGACATAGGTAAGATCCTGAAGCTGCATGTGCGGGACAGCGTGTTCGAATGCATTTTCGAAAACGGACCACGGACGAGAAGACAGACACATCTTGATGGAGTGTCCATGCTGGCCCATGCCGAGATGCTTGAAGAAGTTGATCATGGCCAGGTGGTCCCCGTCAAACTCGTCCAGACCATCCACAAAAAGGCAAATCTTCCTGCTGGGCAGGGCAGCATCCATCAAGTTCTGGAAAGACGATAGTAAATCCTTAACTGGCCAGTCGAGAGATAATTGTATGCGCTCCTTGGTAGCCATGACGCGAAGTTTCTGCCATAGCTCGGGGAACGCATCCGGAATCAGCTCCCTGTTGCTTGATAGCAACTGGTGTAGGAGTGATCGTAGCAGACCCGTCTGAGAACGCTGATCCCGCGATCCGCTGgtccagaagaagaatccCGCCATGCACACATGTTGGCCGTTTGCCCAAGTCTCCAGGTATTCGCTGGTCAAGTCATGCTCGAACAGAAAGCGCATCAAGGTTGATTTTCCAGAACCAGGCTTGCCAGTGATCCAGTATATGGGACCAAGACCATCGCCGCAAAGCCAAGCCGTCAACTGATGTCCAAGTTGCTTGTTCGCGTTGTTGTATATCCAGTCAAAAGTGCTGCCGTGGGCTTCAACAACTTCCTCTTCTCTATCATGCATGGTTTTGTACTCCAAACTTTCGAGGATGAAGTCGTATAACAGGCTTGCAGGGGCCAGCTTCGGCTTTTCCTGCACCCTGGGCATTGGGACGTTTTGCTGTAATAACCCAACGGGGCCATTTGCGACTTTGCTCTTTCGTGGCACTTTCATGACGCTCTTTTCGCCAAAGTCCATTTTGGTCCCGTACACTTCACCTTGACCATCTCTTCGTTCCTCATCTGTGATGGGGCTCGCTTCTGGGCCGGGGTGTATTTTACAAGTCCTATTCATTGTGAGATTTCCTCCTAGTTTACAATGACTCTTCCGACAGGAACTTACTTGAAAGAGATGGCTGCGTTGGGATTACGGCCGACGAGTTGGTGCAGACGGTCTCCCAGCGCCTCGACGTCAACTCTTGGCCACGCCTCACGAAACGCAACTCGGGTCACGACATCTGTGCCAGCAAAGTGGGCTCTTACACGACTGAGCTTCAACAAGAGATCTTGGCCGACCTTGCGACATGCCCACGGAAGAGTGCCGCGGCATTGCCCATGTTTGGTAACGTGTTGATCAAGGGCAGCGACGATGCTGTTCAGCTTGATCGGCAGCGAGGTGAGGGGTGACGCCAGAACCAACGCGTTACCATTTCCTTGGTCAGGTTGATGTACAGAGACCAGGAAGTGGTAAATGTCGACGGCGTGTTGGAGGAAGTCGGCAACAGCTGGGGGCTGTTTCAACTCTGGGGAGACTACAATtgtgctggctgctgccatTTTATAGCATGTAATGGCGCAGGATGCGTTCAATTTATCTacagtatgtatgtgtatATATGTATGAATAGCTTCGTGCGGCTGGGTGGTGCCCTCGCTCCAGAGCTAGACTACTTGTTCAAAGGACCTCTCAAAGACATGAAACAAGTGAGAGATGGAGAGCTCGCTCATGGTGGGCGGCTGAAGTATTATATACGGCCGCCAAAGCCCCACGTAATCTGACCGGACATTTTGTTTAGCGTAAGCTGCAGACATGGATCTTTTTCAGGTTGACTTGTTCCGTAACCAGCCTAGCGATGGGGTAATCTGGGGaataacattgaatccagGCGGACTCAGAACTCCCAAAAGTGGAGGAACCTCCGATACTTGTGATGCGTTGTAACTCTGTCTCTGTCCTTGACACACATGCCCGACTGGGCACCAACGCCGAATCAGACAAGTTACATATTTGGCCtgcagccatcatgccgaCTGACAGTGCAgaggtttttaagaaatgTTGAAAGAGGGAAGAATCGTGCTTAGGGAGGCGAGGGAAACATCATCCCTTAAACTAGAAACTTGAAAGCATAGAAGCGTCCTTGAGTCTCCAAATCGTCATCCTGCAGTCCTAGTTCACGTCTAGACACCATCAGCATTCTATAGCATCTACATAAAATACATCATACGATATAAGAAGTAAGAACATACTAGCATTTTaggccttcttttttttcaacaCTCCGTGTACGTATTTTGCTATCTAGTCTCATcagcttcaacaccaacgcCAGGGCCCAAACCTCCATCTCCCACACCGACCTTGCACACCTCCATCACATTGACAACAGCCAGCATCGGGTCCTGCACCCGCAGGATCATACAAACACCATGCACAAtgctctcctcctcctcctcttctcccccCTCGCAGCAAGCACCGCGCCCCCAGTCGTCATCCACACCTGGGGCGGCCCCttcaccgtcgccgccgacgccgcacACGACGCCCTCACCAACGCCCGCTCCGTCCTGGACGCCGTCCAAATCGGCGGCGCCGCCTGCGAAAGCAACCAATGCGACGGCACAGTGGGCCACGGCGGCTCGCCCTCAGAGAACTGCGAGACCACCCTCGACGCCATGATCATGGACGGCAACACCCtcaacgtcggcgccgtaGGGGCCCTGCGCCGGGTCAAGCACGCCATAGCCGTCGCGAGACACGTCCTCGAATACACAGGCCACACCATGCTCGTCGGGGACTCTGCCACCCGCTTCGCCGCCCAGAACGGCTTCAAGGAGGAGGACCTGGCCACAGACCGGTCCCGCGACATGTGCGAACAGTGGAAGCGAAACCAGTGCCAGCCCAACTCATGGGTCGGCGTGGTCCCCGATCCCAAGAGCTCGTGCGGCCCCTACACCCCCTTGGAGAATGGCGCCTCAGAGACGGCGCCAGGCCAAGACGGAGGGGACATCAAGGGACGAGGCCATGATACGATTTCGCTCGTTGCTCTAGGCAAGGACGGCAGCATGGCTGCGGGGACCACTACAAACGGCAAAGCATACAAGATCCCGGGCAGGGTCGGCGACGGTCCCATCGCAGGCAGCGGCTCGTACGTCGACAGTCTGGTTGGGGGCTGCGGCGCCACCGGTGACGGGGATCTCATGATGCGGTTTTTGCCGTGCTACCAGGCGGTGGAAAACATGCGACGAGGCATGTCGCcggccgccgctgccgaggacGCCGTGCGCCGGATGGTCAAGAGGTTTCCTGACATCCAGGCCGGCGTGGTTGTCTTGAACAACAAGGGAGAGCAcgctgcggcggcgagcggTTGGCATTTTACCTATTCGTTTCGCGGCCAAGGCATGAACAAGACGCACGTCGTTCAAGTTGACCCAATAAATGAGAATCGTAACATGTCAATAGAGTTATGATACCATCCCAGAAATTCTAGATGTCGACATGTATAAATGAGGGCACTGTTAAATTATGTTGGATGTTACAAATTGAGCAATGAATGCCTCCCCAACGCCAATTCTCTTCCCTCTAATGATCCATTACAGTCGATTCTAACGTCTTCCATAAATTCTTTCATGGTGAATTGAACAATACCGGAACGCCGCCCCCTTCGAGTTTCTATGCTCGGATTAACCATGTCCACGCCTAAGCTAGCACATACTCAGCGTTGCTCTCATGTCTATCCTTGTTCTTAAATAGAGCCTTCAGCATATTGTCGCCCTGTCGCTGTGCCTTTGGCCGAAATACAATGTCCATGTTGTTGCTTCGCCCATCCTCAATCATTCTGACTTCCCTTTCCCTTGGGCGatctctttctctctccttCCTGCTGGATCTATGCCTGCCCAATTCAGAGTCACCATTGATGCTCTCAACGGTGGGATTTCTGCTGCTTCGACGCTCCGGAACCTCTCTCTCTTTATCTTTACTTGATGTCTTCTGTGATTTAGTCGTCTTTGATgacttggccgtctttgaagTTTTTGTGGTCTTTGTAGTTTTTGCAGTTTTGGTGCTTCGCGCCGCTGTGTGAGCGCTTCTGAATGAGCGAAGATCAAAATCATCCTTATGTTTTTCTCTCTGGGCACGCTCTGCCTCAGGGGTGATGAGCTCAATGTCGGCGCTTTCGTTGTCGACGCCAAAGGGCATGATGCCCCGCCTCCAGGTTTCAATGGTGCTCAGCTCCTCATCAACGATTAGCGCCTCATCAAAGCTGGCATTGTAATCGCTCTGCGTGCGTAGCGGCGCAGGTCGATCCATGGGGGCGCTTTCATATGCAATGGCCTCTCGAGGGACTTGGGATTCCTTCACTCTCTGGACAATCTTCCACCCTCCGAACATGACGACCGTTAGACCGACGGCAATGCCAGTGCCAATGAGGAACTGGGGTGACGCGAGCAGGGCAAATACGGCGGGAGAGCCGCCTTTAAGGAAGCCAAGAAATGCAGGAGACATTTTCCCCACTACGGAGGACAACTCGGCGAGAGTGAGAGCGACTGCTGCAGCCGAGTCGGGTTTTTGCTGAAGATGCTTGATGATAGATGTTGCAGAGTGTTGCAAACAGTGCGCTTCATCCAAAAGACCCTCAACCTTGCGAACCAGCTGATTGGCCTTATGCTCTTCGCCCTGTGATGAAGGATCCAGGTCGACTCTATACTCCAAGTCCGGAGGAATGTTTCCATACGCCAGATTCATGTCGATCTCCTTGTCTTTAGGTTCGTCCCTTCTGGAGATTTGTGATTCAGACGCTCGCCGGAGGAGGGCAGACTGTCTCCAATCATCTTCGACAATACTCTTCATATCATATTGGGCAAGGTTCATTCTTGACACCGCCATATCTTTAGGGAGTGTCTCGGCATAAGGACTGCGATATGTCATAGGAGGTCTGCTAGGTGTGGTGCTGGAGATCTCGCTCAGCGTCTTCAGATTGTTCTCGGTCAAAGCTGGCCGATTTCTTTCGCTGTGATGGTAGTGCTTCGAGTGCGATCGGGACGTGTGATGACTCCTTCGGGAGCCTGCCTCACTATAGACGTCGAACGATTGTCGTCGACCATCGTATGATCCAGGATTCTTGCCGTAGTCATATTCTGTATAGTACTCTGGCTCATACACACTACGGCCGCTATGACTTCCATGCCCTCGTGGTCGTGAGTAGCCATCATGCCGGTATGGAATCTGAGACTGGTCGAAGGTTTCAGCTCGCTTCAATCCTCTAATCTCTGCTTTTTTCTCATCGTAAGATGCTTTTGCTTCCTTAAAGATGGAAAATAATTGCTTTCCCTGTGTCGAGTTAGATCAAAGCTGCCTCATAAAGGGTGCATATGTGCATTGCCCATGTACAGAGCGATATGCTTCATAAAATATGCTTTGGCTATATTGGTGACCTACAGTGCTTATAATCTTGCCAGAGTTGTTGACAATCGTGATAGTTTGCTCGAGAGGCATATTGTTGTAAGGGTGCTATTGCACGCCAGTTGGTCTTTCTCGCCTTGTCAAGATACCGCACGGCGTAGTCTTATAGCAATACAGTTCAAGGGTTCAGGAATGGCGGTAGAAGAGGCTGGTTATCGTCTTAAGTCTTGGCTGTCTTGACCCCACCTCGATAGTGTCGGTGAAGATCGCCTACGGAGTCGACCCTGGGAAGTAAGTTGGAGTGCGAACCCACTGCTCTCC from Metarhizium brunneum chromosome 2, complete sequence includes these protein-coding regions:
- the ASPG gene encoding N(4)-(Beta-N-acetylglucosaminyl)-L-asparaginase; its protein translation is MHNALLLLLFSPLAASTAPPVVIHTWGGPFTVAADAAHDALTNARSVLDAVQIGGAACESNQCDGTVGHGGSPSENCETTLDAMIMDGNTLNVGAVGALRRVKHAIAVARHVLEYTGHTMLVGDSATRFAAQNGFKEEDLATDRSRDMCEQWKRNQCQPNSWVGVVPDPKSSCGPYTPLENGASETAPGQDGGDIKGRGHDTISLVALGKDGSMAAGTTTNGKAYKIPGRVGDGPIAGSGSYVDSLVGGCGATGDGDLMMRFLPCYQAVENMRRGMSPAAAAEDAVRRMVKRFPDIQAGVVVLNNKGEHAAAASGWHFTYSFRGQGMNKTHVVQVDPINENRNMSIEL